Proteins co-encoded in one Scatophagus argus isolate fScaArg1 chromosome 11, fScaArg1.pri, whole genome shotgun sequence genomic window:
- the LOC124066994 gene encoding ATP-binding cassette sub-family C member 4-like isoform X3, protein MEFVRKEAKDNPSASANLLSKIFFCWLNPLFRIGYKRKLEEDDMYKVLPEDASDRLGEELQWYWDREVQQAAKDLRSPKLTKVIVQCYWRSYLLIGIYIFIEEVIKVIQPVLLGKIIEYFESYDPSNTTAVHDAYSYAAGISLSTIGLTVFNHLYFYHVQRAGMKIRVALCHMIYRKALCLHSKAFGKTTTGQIVNLLSNDVNKFDEVTLYLHFLWLGPLQAATVILLLMYAIGPSSLAGMAVFFILMPVQTLFGRLFSMLRAETAVLTDERIRTMSEVISGIRVIKMYAWEKPFAALVDEVRRMEISKIMKSSYLRGMNMASFFVASKIIIFITVCVYILTGNELSASRVFMAISLYGAVRLTITLFFPFAIEKGSESLISIRRIKNFLLLDEVAPQHHMLPVAEKDCVVMIQDLICYWDKMLEAPTLQNVSFTVKPEQLLAVIGPVGAGKSSLLNAILGELSQESGVIKVRGQLTYTCQQPWILPGTIRSNILFGKTLNSEKYDEVLRACALKRDMELLPGGDLAMVGDKGANLSGGQKARVSLARAVYHDADIYLLDDPLSAVDAEVGRHLFEECICGLLRKKPRILVTHQLQYLKAADEIVVLKEGQMVARGTYSELQGSGLDFTSLLKEEEGPEEERQGMTPVPVSRCPHTLSDNSVSSMSSLSSSRYSLIEGVEPHTAVVHSMEEESRSEGNIRLRMYVKYFRAGANFLVLLVLLLLNALAHITFVLQDWWLACWASEQKHINVTEHLNGTFTLQLDLDLYLGVYAGLTAASVLFGFLRSLLFFNVLVSSAQTLHNGMFDAILRTPVHFFDINPTGRILNRFSKDIGYLDSVLPWTFVDFIQHTKA, encoded by the exons ATGGAATTTGTGCGGAAGGAAGCGAAGGATAATCCGTCGGCTTCAGCTAATCTTCTCTCCAAGATTTTCTTCTG TTGGCTGAATCCCTTGTTCAGAATCGGGTACAAGAGGAAGTTGGAGGAAGATGACATGTACAAAGTTCTCCCTGAGGATGCATCAGATAGACTCGGGGAGGAGCTTCAGTG GTACTGGGACAGAGAGGTTCAACAGGCAGCAAAAGATCTGCGCTCACCCAAACTTACCAAAGTCATTGTTCAATGCTACTGGAGATCATACTTACTCATTGGAATATACATCTTTATAGAG gaaGTTATCAAAGTCATTCAGCCAGTGCTACTTGGGAAGATAATTGAGTACTTTGAAAGTTATGACCCCAGCAACACAACTGCGGTTCATGACGCCTACAGCTATGCTGCAGGCATCTCCCTGTCCACCATTGGCCTGACTGTCTTTAATCATCTCTATTTCTACCATGTCCAGCGAGCAGGCATGAAGATTCGTGTGGCCTTGTGTCACATGATCTATCGGAAG GCTCTTTGTCTTCACAGCAAAGCATTTGGCAAAACTACCACAGGACAAATTGTAAACCTCTTATCCAATGATGTCAACAAATTTGATGAG GTAACCTTGTATTTACACTTTTTGTGGCTTGGTCCTTTACAAGCAGCAACGGTGATATTATTGTTGATGTATGCGATTGGACCATCAAGCCTTGCGGGAATGGCTGTCTTCTTCATTCTGATGCCAGTACAAACTCTATTCGGACGCTTGTTTTCTATGTTAAG GGCTGAAACAGCAGTGTTAACAGATGAAAGAATACGCACAATGAGTGAAGTCATCTCTGGGATCCGTGTTATAAAGATGTATGCGTGGGAGAAGCCTTTCGCTGCCTTGGTGGACGAGGTCAGAAG AATGGAGATCTCGAAGATTATGAAAAGCTCCTACCTGCGTGGCATGAACATGGCGTCTTTCTTTGTGGCCAGCAAgatcatcattttcatcaccGTCTGTGTCTACatactgacaggaaatgagttGTCTGCTAGCAGAGTCTTTATGGCCATTTCCCTCTACGGGGCGGTCAGACTCACCATCAcactcttttttccttttgccaTAGAAAAGGGCTCTGAGTCTCTCATCAGCATTAGAAGGATTAAA AATTTCCTTTTGCTGGATGAAGTTGCTCCTCAGCATCACATGCTGCCTGTGGCAGAAAAGGACTGTGTGGTGATGATTCAGGATTTGATATGTTACTGGGATAAG ATGCTAGAGGCTCCAACTTTACAGAACGTGTCTTTCACAGTGAAGCCAGAGCAGCTCCTGGCAGTCATTGGTCCTGTTGGGGCTGGAAAG TCCTCCCTCCTCAATGCCATCCTTGGAGAACTGAGTCAGGAAAGCGGTGTGATCAAGGTCAGAGGACAGCTGACATACACGTGTCAGCAGCCCTGGATTTTACCTGGAACAATTCGAAGCAACATCCTCTTTGGTAAAACGCTCAACTCTGAGAAGTATGATGAAGTTCTGAGAGCCTGCGCCCTCAAGAGA GACATGGAGCTGTTGCCAGGTGGTGACTTAGCAATGGTCGGGGACAAAGGGGCCAATCTGAGTGGAGGCCAGAAGGCAAGAGTCAGTTTAGCAAG agCAGTGTATCATGATGCTGATATCTACCTGTTGGATGACCCTCTCAGTGCTGTGGATGCTGAAGTGGGAAGGCACCTCTTCGAAGA gtgCATTTGTGGACTTTTGAGGAAGAAGCCTCGTATCCTGGTTACTCACCAGCTACAGTATCTGAAGGCTGCAGACGAAATCGTTGTCTtgaaggag GGTCAGATGGTGGCTCGAGGGACCTACAGTGAGTTGCAGGGCTCAGGACTAGACTTCACCTCCCTGcttaaggaggaggagggtccagaggaggagagacagggcATGACCCCAGTCCCTGTCTCCCGCTGTCCCCATACACTTTCTGACAACTCGGTGTCCTCCatgtcctccctctcctcctctcggTACTCTTTGATTGAGGGAGTAGAGCCACATACTGCG GTAGTGCACTCAATGGAGGAAGAAAGCCGCTCTGAAGGAAACATCCGCCTGCGTATGTATGTGAAGTATTTTAGGGCAGGCGCTAACTTCCTGGTCCTCTTGGTCCTCCTTTTACTCAATGCCCTAGCACAT ATCACATTTGTTCTACAGGACTGGTGGCTTGCTTGCTG GGCCTCTGAACAGAAGCACATCAATGTGACGGAGCACCTCAATGGCACCTTCACTCTGCAGCTGGACCTTGACCTGTACCTAGGTGTTTACGCAG GCTTAACAGCTGCTTCAGTGCTATTTGGCTTCCTTCGTAGCTTACTCTTCTTTAATGTCCTGGTGAGCTCGGCCCAAACCCTGCACAACGGCATGTTTGATGCCATCCTCCGGACACCAGTACACTTTTTTGATATCAACCCGACTG GAAGAATCCTCAACAGGTTTTCAAAGGACATCGGTTACCTGGACTCTGTGCTCCCATGGACGTTTGTGGACTTTATCCAG cacacaaagGCCTAA
- the LOC124066996 gene encoding claudin-10-like isoform X1 yields the protein MAGLQILAFLSGVAGLGAIIGATVSNEWRATSRASSVITATWVLQGLWNNCAGNAIGALHCRPHHTILQLEGYIQACRGLMIAAVCLGFFGSIFALVGMKCTKIGGTDKNKARIACFAGVNFVLSGICSLSACSLYAHRITSEFFDPMFVEQKYELGAALFIGWGGSILCILGGSILCFSIAGSFTKSHSQTNYIYKGAAVSHSHISSYPRGQAKSVNQLPPPDYNNSSRMHHFDKNAYV from the exons ATGGCGGGCCTGCAGATTTTGGCTTTTCTCAGCGGCGTTGCTGGGCTGGGTGCCATTATTGGTGCCACAGTGTCCAATGAATGGCGGGCCACCAGCCGGGCATCCTCTGTCATCACAGCAACCTGGGTGCTTCAGGGTCTATGGAACAACTGTGCTGGAAATGCCATTGGAGCTTTGCACTGCAGACCACATCACACTATTTTGCAGCTGGAAG GTTATATCCAAGCCTGCAGGGGACTGATGATCGCAGCTGTCTGTCTAGGGTTTTTTGGTTCTATATTTGCTCTTGTTGGAATGAAATGCACTAAAATTGGAggaacagacaaaaataaagccaGGATTGCCTGCTTTGCTGGTGTAAATTTCGTTCTCAGTG GCATCTGCTCACTCTCAGCTTGCTCCCTGTATGCACATCGGATAACATCAGAGTTTTTTGACCCGATGTTTGTGGAACAGAA GTATGAACTGGGAGCTGCTCTCTTTATCGGCTGGGGAGGTTCTATCCTCTGTATCCTCGGAGGCAGCATACTCTGCTTCTCCATCGCAGGTTCTTTTACCAAAAG CCACAGTCAGACAAACTATATTTACAAAGGGGCTGCTGTCTCACATTCTCATATCTCCTCCTATCCAAGAGGGCAGGCAAAGTCTGTAAACCAACTCCCGCCTCCAGACTACAACAACTCCTCCAGGATGCATCACTTTGATAAGAATGCATATGTGTGA
- the LOC124066996 gene encoding claudin-10-like isoform X2, whose product MFQEILAFILATSGWVLVSSTLPTDYWKVSSNDGTVITTATYWSNLWKTCVTDSTGISNCKDFPSMLALDGYIQACRGLMIAAVCLGFFGSIFALVGMKCTKIGGTDKNKARIACFAGVNFVLSGICSLSACSLYAHRITSEFFDPMFVEQKYELGAALFIGWGGSILCILGGSILCFSIAGSFTKSHSQTNYIYKGAAVSHSHISSYPRGQAKSVNQLPPPDYNNSSRMHHFDKNAYV is encoded by the exons ATGTTTCAGGAGATCCTGGCCTTTATTTTAGCCACTTCTGGGTGGGTGCTGGTGTCTTCCACCTTGCCGACGGACTACTGGAAGGTGTCTTCAAATGATGGAACAGTTATCACCACAGCTACCTACTGGTCCAATCTGTGGAAGACGTGTGTCACTGATTCAACTGGAATATCTAACTGCAAAGACTTTCCCTCAATGCTGGCACTGGATG GTTATATCCAAGCCTGCAGGGGACTGATGATCGCAGCTGTCTGTCTAGGGTTTTTTGGTTCTATATTTGCTCTTGTTGGAATGAAATGCACTAAAATTGGAggaacagacaaaaataaagccaGGATTGCCTGCTTTGCTGGTGTAAATTTCGTTCTCAGTG GCATCTGCTCACTCTCAGCTTGCTCCCTGTATGCACATCGGATAACATCAGAGTTTTTTGACCCGATGTTTGTGGAACAGAA GTATGAACTGGGAGCTGCTCTCTTTATCGGCTGGGGAGGTTCTATCCTCTGTATCCTCGGAGGCAGCATACTCTGCTTCTCCATCGCAGGTTCTTTTACCAAAAG CCACAGTCAGACAAACTATATTTACAAAGGGGCTGCTGTCTCACATTCTCATATCTCCTCCTATCCAAGAGGGCAGGCAAAGTCTGTAAACCAACTCCCGCCTCCAGACTACAACAACTCCTCCAGGATGCATCACTTTGATAAGAATGCATATGTGTGA
- the LOC124066995 gene encoding claudin-10 gives MRKRLIQIFGFLITSLGWVFVLCTMAMDYWRITQLGGQGGSFIIRVAWYWSNLWKDCFTDSTAVTNCRDFPVLWTVTPFIQGVRGLLMCGLTLGFFAVVFCFVGMECTFIGGADKTKDKLLLVGAVFHFLGGVSDISGYCLYINRIARTTFSASVGPGVLRYDLGPPIFLGLVGCFLIFLGTVLYAVTVCRVICPESTVIYAYGGGTYMAPRSRGRNLFTGYYGPSRQYGSYMGSRQSSSSKISKISKTTPTKNSERDAFV, from the exons ATGAGGAAACGTTTGATCCAAATATTTGGCTTCTTGATCACATCACTGGGAtgggtgtttgtgttgtgtacCATGGCCATGGACTATTGGAGAATCACCCAGTTAGGAGGACAAGGAGGTTCCTTTATCATCAGAGTGGCCTGGTACTGGTCCAATCTGTGGAAGGATTGTTTCACTGATTCCACAGCTGTCACCAACTGCAGAGACTTCCCGGTGCTCTGGACTGTCACCC CTTTCATTCAGGGGGTACGAGGGCTGCTAATGTGCGGGCTGACGCTTGGCTTCTTTGCTGTTGTATTTTGCTTTGTTGGGATGGAGTGCACTTTTATTGGAGGAGCCGATAAAACCAAGGACAAACTGCTTCTTGTTGGAGCAGTGTTTCACTTTCTTGGAG GTGTGTCAGATATTTCTGGCTACTGCTTATACATCAACAGGATCGCCAGAACAACCTTTTCTGCCAGTGTAGGGCCTGGGGTCTTACG GTATGACCTTGGACCTCCCATATTTCTGGGCCTGGTGGGTTGCTTTCTCATCTTTTTAGGTACTGTGCTTTATGCCGTGACAGTCTGCCGAGTGATCTGCCCTGAAAG TACAGTGATATATGCCTATGGAGGAGGCACATACATGGCCCCGCGCTCCAGAGGAAGAAACCTTTTTACCGGATACTACGGACCCTCCAGGCAGTACGGATCTTACATGGGCTCAAGACAATCCAGCAGCTCTAAGATTTCAAAGATTTCAAAAACTACGCCGACGAAAAACTCAGAAAGGGATGCATTTGTTTAG